One genomic window of Anaerofustis stercorihominis DSM 17244 includes the following:
- the glpK gene encoding glycerol kinase GlpK, translating to MKKYILAIDSGTTSCRTILFDDEANIVSVEQREFKQIYPKAGYVEHDAMEIWMTQLFTIKQCVQKSGVDVKDIKGVGITNQRETTVVWDKDTGYPIYNAIVWQCRRTADICEDLKDKGFSEYIMNATGLEIDAYFSGTKIKWILDNVEGAREKAEDGKLLFGTIDTWLIYNLTKGKYHVSDYTNASRTMLYNIKELKWDEKILEALDIPKSMLPTVVDSSGIIGNMDKEIIGEEIPIAGVAGDQQSALFGQGCYEVGEAKNTYGTGLFLLMNTGEEPIKSKNGLLTTIAYGIDGTVNYALEGSVFIGGAVVQWLRDELGLIQTAKETYDIAMSVEDTNGVYIVPAFTGMGAPYWDMYAKGIITGLTRGAKKAHIVRAALESIAYQTRDLLDAIIEDSNVPLKELMVDGGACENDFIMQFQANMLNCPVNKPNCIESTALGAAFLAGLATGVWKDKDELKKVRTTKKIFTNEIIDEKREELYSGWKKSVDICLTKKEEAFV from the coding sequence ATGAAAAAATATATTTTAGCTATTGACTCGGGAACGACGAGCTGCAGGACGATTTTATTTGATGATGAAGCTAATATAGTAAGCGTTGAGCAGAGAGAATTCAAGCAGATATATCCGAAAGCGGGATATGTGGAGCATGACGCAATGGAAATATGGATGACACAGCTATTTACCATAAAGCAGTGTGTTCAAAAATCCGGTGTCGATGTAAAAGACATAAAAGGAGTAGGTATAACAAATCAAAGGGAAACTACCGTAGTATGGGATAAAGATACCGGATATCCTATATATAATGCTATCGTATGGCAGTGCAGAAGGACTGCGGACATATGCGAAGATTTAAAGGATAAGGGGTTTAGCGAATACATAATGAATGCTACGGGGCTTGAAATAGACGCTTATTTTTCAGGGACGAAAATCAAATGGATATTGGATAATGTAGAGGGAGCCAGAGAAAAAGCCGAAGACGGCAAATTACTGTTCGGAACGATAGATACATGGCTTATATATAACCTTACAAAGGGCAAATATCATGTGAGTGACTATACCAATGCTTCTAGGACGATGCTATATAATATAAAAGAATTAAAATGGGACGAAAAGATCCTTGAAGCTTTAGATATACCTAAATCAATGCTTCCAACGGTTGTGGACAGCAGCGGGATAATAGGAAATATGGATAAAGAAATAATCGGAGAAGAGATACCTATAGCAGGTGTTGCGGGAGATCAGCAGTCTGCACTATTCGGTCAGGGGTGTTATGAAGTGGGCGAAGCAAAGAATACTTACGGGACGGGTCTTTTCCTTCTTATGAATACTGGAGAAGAACCTATAAAATCGAAGAACGGGCTTCTTACTACGATAGCATACGGAATAGATGGTACGGTTAATTATGCTTTGGAAGGAAGTGTATTTATCGGCGGTGCTGTCGTTCAGTGGTTAAGAGATGAGCTTGGACTTATTCAAACCGCAAAAGAAACTTATGATATAGCGATGAGCGTTGAAGATACGAACGGGGTATATATCGTTCCCGCATTTACGGGAATGGGGGCTCCTTACTGGGATATGTATGCAAAAGGGATAATCACCGGGCTTACCAGAGGTGCAAAGAAAGCACACATAGTGAGGGCGGCACTTGAAAGTATCGCCTATCAAACAAGGGATTTGTTGGATGCTATAATCGAAGACAGCAATGTTCCTTTAAAAGAATTGATGGTAGACGGCGGGGCGTGTGAAAATGACTTTATAATGCAGTTTCAGGCAAATATGCTGAATTGTCCGGTAAATAAACCGAACTGTATAGAATCCACCGCTTTGGGTGCTGCATTCCTTGCAGGACTTGCGACGGGGGTATGGAAAGATAAAGATGAACTTAAAAAGGTAAGGACAACAAAGAAGATTTTTACCAATGAGATAATAGATGAAAAAAGAGAGGAGTTATACTCAGGGTGGAAAAAATCCGTTGATATTTGTTTGACAAAAAAAGAAGAAGCTTTTGTGTAA
- the uvrB gene encoding excinuclease ABC subunit UvrB, with protein MPEFKVHSPFEPSGGQPEVIDKLSKSILSGNRDQTLLGVTGCGKTYIMAKIIEKVQRPALIMAHNKTLAAQLANEFRSFFPDNAVEYFVSYYDYYQPEAYVPGRDLYIAKDSSINDDIDKLRHSATSALFERKDVIIIASVSCIYGLGSPFHYKEQVLSLRPGMIKERDDVIRKLIDIQYTRNDIDFHRGTFRVRGDSVEVFPANSSEEAIRIEFFDDEIDRILEINSLTGEIIRSIKHPFIYPASHYVTDEVSINRALKSISEELKVTAEEFEKNGKLLEAQRIRERTNYDIEMLREIGSCKGIENYSRHLNDLPPGAPPYTLLDYFPKDFVTFIDESHVSVPQIRGMYAGDRARKMNLVDYGFRLPSALDNRPLNFEEFEERMNQLVYVSATPNDYEKERSKEIAECIVRPTGLIDPKITVKETKGQIEDLIGRIKEKTDKHEKVLVTTLTKRMAEDLTNYLSEVGIRVEYLHSDVDTIERMKLIKDLRDDVFDVLVGINLLREGLDIPEVSLVAILDADKEGFLRSETSLIQTIGRAARHLGGEVVMYADKMTPSMERAIGETDRRRKIQSEYNEKHHITPKGIVKSTENAMSALSIEDVNAEDVVKKITSNKEEFEHDVDKEIELLTTQMKLYAKNLEFELAAKLRDEIDKLKKLKTKQ; from the coding sequence ATGCCTGAATTTAAAGTGCATTCTCCCTTTGAACCGTCGGGAGGACAGCCAGAAGTAATAGATAAGTTATCAAAGAGTATACTCTCAGGGAACAGAGACCAGACTCTTCTCGGTGTTACCGGCTGCGGTAAGACTTATATAATGGCAAAGATAATAGAAAAGGTGCAAAGACCCGCTCTTATTATGGCTCACAACAAAACTTTGGCGGCTCAGCTTGCGAATGAGTTCAGAAGTTTCTTCCCCGATAATGCGGTGGAATATTTTGTAAGCTACTATGATTATTATCAGCCCGAAGCATATGTTCCGGGAAGAGACTTATATATAGCCAAGGACTCCAGCATAAACGACGATATAGATAAACTTCGTCACTCTGCGACCTCGGCGTTATTCGAGCGTAAAGACGTCATAATAATAGCGTCTGTAAGTTGTATTTACGGACTGGGTAGTCCTTTCCACTATAAAGAACAAGTCTTATCTCTTCGTCCTGGAATGATAAAAGAAAGAGACGATGTGATAAGGAAGCTCATAGATATACAGTACACGAGAAACGATATAGATTTTCACAGAGGGACTTTCAGAGTCAGAGGAGACAGCGTAGAGGTATTTCCTGCCAACAGCAGTGAAGAAGCAATAAGGATAGAATTCTTCGATGATGAAATAGACAGGATACTCGAGATAAACTCACTGACGGGAGAGATAATAAGGAGTATAAAGCATCCTTTTATTTATCCTGCAAGTCATTATGTTACGGATGAAGTGAGTATAAATAGAGCCCTTAAATCCATAAGCGAAGAATTAAAAGTTACGGCAGAGGAATTTGAAAAGAACGGGAAGCTTTTGGAAGCACAAAGAATAAGAGAAAGAACTAATTACGATATAGAAATGCTTAGGGAAATAGGAAGCTGTAAAGGAATAGAAAATTATTCAAGACATCTTAATGATCTTCCTCCCGGAGCTCCTCCTTATACTTTGCTTGATTATTTCCCGAAAGATTTTGTTACGTTCATAGATGAATCTCATGTAAGCGTACCTCAGATAAGAGGTATGTACGCAGGGGACAGAGCAAGAAAGATGAACCTTGTGGATTACGGTTTCAGACTTCCTTCAGCTCTCGATAACAGACCACTTAACTTTGAAGAGTTTGAAGAGAGGATGAACCAGCTTGTATACGTATCCGCCACTCCGAACGATTATGAAAAAGAACGTTCCAAAGAAATAGCGGAATGTATAGTAAGACCTACCGGACTTATCGACCCTAAGATAACCGTAAAAGAAACAAAAGGTCAGATAGAAGACTTGATAGGAAGGATAAAGGAAAAGACCGATAAACATGAAAAAGTCCTCGTTACTACTCTTACGAAGCGTATGGCGGAAGATTTAACGAACTACTTAAGTGAAGTCGGTATAAGAGTGGAATACCTTCACTCCGATGTGGATACCATAGAGAGGATGAAGCTGATAAAGGATTTAAGAGATGATGTATTCGACGTGCTTGTGGGTATAAATCTCTTAAGAGAAGGTCTTGATATCCCGGAAGTATCTCTCGTAGCCATACTTGACGCGGATAAGGAAGGTTTCCTCAGAAGCGAGACTTCTCTGATTCAGACAATAGGCAGAGCGGCGAGACATCTTGGAGGGGAAGTAGTCATGTATGCGGATAAGATGACCCCGTCAATGGAAAGAGCCATAGGAGAAACCGACAGAAGAAGAAAGATACAATCCGAGTACAATGAAAAACATCATATCACTCCGAAAGGCATAGTCAAGTCTACGGAAAATGCAATGTCAGCCCTTTCCATAGAAGACGTGAATGCAGAAGATGTAGTAAAGAAGATTACTTCAAACAAAGAAGAATTTGAACATGATGTGGATAAAGAAATCGAATTGTTAACTACGCAAATGAAATTATATGCGAAGAATTTGGAATTCGAACTTGCGGCAAAACTCAGAGATGAGATAGATAAACTAAAAAAATTAAAAACAAAACAATAA
- the yabP gene encoding sporulation protein YabP, protein MDNKSVTDQRLELYNRGNLKINDCIDVHNFNDETVVLETSLGMLTINGEDLKIEKLNLEDGEIALNGNIYAINYDDDIDFMEKSSGFFSKIFK, encoded by the coding sequence ATGGACAACAAAAGTGTAACGGATCAAAGGCTCGAACTATATAACAGAGGAAACCTTAAAATAAATGACTGTATAGATGTGCATAACTTTAATGACGAAACGGTGGTTTTGGAAACTTCTCTTGGTATGCTTACGATAAACGGAGAAGACTTAAAAATAGAAAAACTTAATCTTGAAGACGGAGAAATTGCTCTTAACGGAAATATCTATGCTATAAATTATGATGACGATATAGACTTTATGGAAAAATCATCGGGATTCTTTTCTAAGATATTTAAATAA
- the yabQ gene encoding spore cortex biosynthesis protein YabQ, with amino-acid sequence MNNNLYSQYLVLLETFYGGCILGILYHTITIIIYALTKRVTLSDLCFCLVAGVFTVNLFFKTTYFDLRYYSVLSFVLGFTAYYFLISPFYKSLLLFITRKLGLIKTNTKKGIVKRKRKFVKKHQKSIGKIKSLLKRFLSIPLKIKMSYNKFKVYLKKEGIDNEKRGLRTFKSPRQHRSEKKKEKKIKKESR; translated from the coding sequence ATGAATAATAATTTATATTCGCAGTATTTAGTTCTGCTGGAGACCTTTTACGGCGGATGTATACTCGGGATATTATATCACACAATAACGATAATTATTTATGCTCTTACAAAAAGGGTGACCCTTTCGGATCTTTGTTTTTGCTTGGTAGCGGGAGTTTTTACGGTCAACCTATTTTTTAAGACTACATATTTTGATTTGAGATATTACAGTGTACTGAGTTTTGTATTGGGTTTTACGGCGTACTATTTTCTGATATCACCTTTTTATAAAAGTCTTCTTTTGTTTATAACGAGGAAACTGGGACTCATAAAGACAAATACAAAAAAGGGTATAGTAAAGAGGAAAAGAAAATTTGTTAAGAAACACCAAAAGTCTATCGGCAAAATTAAAAGTTTATTAAAAAGATTTTTGTCTATTCCATTAAAAATAAAAATGAGTTATAATAAATTTAAAGTATATCTTAAAAAAGAAGGAATAGATAATGAGAAGAGAGGACTTAGAACTTTTAAATCCCCAAGACAGCATAGAAGCGAGAAAAAGAAAGAAAAAAAGATTAAAAAAGAGAGCAGGTAA
- a CDS encoding FtsB family cell division protein — translation MILTAVFTLFAVKMLTMEYKYYSLNKQKNELTQQISEEKLKSKELNEELNNSDSKSYIEYLAKKYLGLIYPNEKVYVTNEKDKK, via the coding sequence TTGATACTGACTGCTGTCTTTACTTTGTTTGCGGTCAAGATGCTGACTATGGAATACAAATATTATTCCTTGAATAAGCAAAAAAATGAACTTACTCAGCAGATTAGCGAAGAAAAGCTTAAATCGAAGGAACTTAATGAAGAGCTTAATAATTCCGACAGTAAGTCTTATATAGAGTATCTGGCAAAAAAATATCTCGGACTTATCTATCCCAACGAAAAAGTATATGTAACAAACGAAAAGGACAAAAAATAA
- a CDS encoding TatD family hydrolase — protein MLFDTHAHLNDEEFNEGLDDIIKELKEKHFDGVVNIGYDYESSLKAVELSKKEDFLYASVGLHPHDSKDYNKILENEFIKLVKENEKVVAYGEIGLDYYYDNSPRDIQKEVFIRQLKVASELNKPVIIHSRDAAGDTYDILKAHLNGTGIIHSCSASAEMVREYVKLGMYTSFSGSVTFKNANNVREAAKATPLDKLLIETDCPYLTPVPFRGKRNKPPYVEYTARMLAEVKGISYEEIIEITNKNAREIFKIK, from the coding sequence ATGCTATTTGATACTCATGCTCATTTAAATGACGAAGAATTCAACGAAGGTTTGGATGATATAATAAAAGAGCTTAAAGAAAAACACTTTGACGGAGTCGTAAATATAGGATATGATTATGAATCTTCGTTAAAAGCGGTCGAACTAAGCAAAAAAGAGGATTTTCTCTATGCTTCGGTAGGACTTCATCCTCACGACAGCAAAGATTATAATAAAATCCTTGAAAATGAATTTATTAAGCTGGTGAAAGAGAATGAAAAGGTAGTGGCTTACGGAGAAATAGGGCTTGATTATTACTACGATAATTCTCCCAGAGATATTCAAAAGGAAGTATTTATAAGACAGCTTAAAGTTGCAAGTGAGCTTAATAAACCTGTTATAATCCATTCCAGAGACGCCGCCGGAGATACTTATGATATATTAAAGGCACATTTAAATGGCACGGGGATAATCCATTCATGTTCAGCATCAGCCGAAATGGTCAGAGAATATGTTAAGCTTGGGATGTATACTTCTTTCTCGGGAAGCGTTACTTTTAAAAACGCCAATAACGTTAGGGAAGCCGCAAAAGCTACACCTCTCGATAAACTCTTGATAGAAACTGACTGTCCTTATCTTACTCCCGTACCCTTCAGAGGGAAGCGGAACAAGCCTCCTTATGTGGAATACACCGCAAGGATGCTGGCGGAAGTAAAAGGTATTAGTTATGAAGAAATCATAGAGATAACGAATAAGAATGCAAGAGAAATATTTAAAATAAAATAA
- a CDS encoding TrpB-like pyridoxal phosphate-dependent enzyme, with protein sequence MKNKEIPYKIYLSEEEMPKQWYNIKADMKEQHEPFLNPGTGQPITRDELRPIFCDELVDQELDTTTRYFDIPKEIRDFYKMYRPSPLVRAYFLEKYLDTPAHIYYKYEGTNTSGSHKLNTAIAQTYYAKKQGVKGLTTETGAGQWGTAMSMACAYFDLPLKVYMVKVSSEQKPYRKAVIQTYGGEVIPSPSETTEIGRKILAENPGTGGSLGCAISEAVEEAVKNNYKYVLGSVLDHVVMHQSIIGLETKAALEKYDIKPDIMIGCAGGGSNLGGLIGIFAGEKIQGKNDIHFIAVEPQSCPSMTRGKYAYDFCDTGKTTPLAKMYTLGAGFIPSPNHAGGLRYHGMSPIVSKLYHDGILDEARTVSQTEVFKAAEEFARVEGILPAPESSHAIKVAMDEALKCKETGEAKNIVFGLTGTGYFDMTAYMQYNAGEMSDTEITDEMLQKGFDSLPKL encoded by the coding sequence ATGAAAAACAAAGAAATACCTTACAAAATTTATTTAAGTGAAGAAGAGATGCCTAAACAATGGTATAACATAAAAGCAGATATGAAAGAACAGCACGAACCATTCCTAAATCCGGGAACGGGTCAGCCTATAACGAGAGATGAACTAAGACCGATATTCTGTGATGAACTTGTAGATCAGGAACTTGATACGACCACGAGATACTTCGATATCCCGAAAGAAATCAGAGATTTTTATAAGATGTACAGACCTTCCCCATTGGTAAGAGCTTACTTCTTGGAAAAATATTTGGATACCCCCGCTCATATTTATTACAAATACGAAGGTACAAATACATCAGGCTCACATAAGTTAAATACAGCTATAGCTCAAACATATTATGCAAAAAAGCAAGGTGTCAAAGGTCTTACCACAGAAACGGGAGCAGGTCAATGGGGTACAGCGATGTCAATGGCATGCGCATACTTCGATCTTCCTCTTAAAGTCTATATGGTAAAAGTTTCAAGCGAACAAAAACCATACAGAAAAGCGGTAATTCAAACTTACGGAGGAGAAGTTATCCCTTCACCATCAGAAACAACGGAAATCGGAAGAAAGATTTTAGCTGAAAATCCGGGAACGGGCGGAAGCCTCGGATGTGCTATTTCCGAAGCTGTCGAAGAAGCGGTCAAAAATAATTATAAGTATGTTTTGGGTTCTGTTCTTGACCATGTAGTAATGCATCAAAGCATTATAGGTTTAGAGACAAAAGCAGCCCTTGAAAAATACGACATCAAACCTGACATCATGATAGGATGTGCGGGAGGAGGCTCTAACCTTGGAGGACTTATAGGAATATTTGCGGGAGAAAAGATCCAAGGCAAAAACGATATACACTTTATCGCAGTAGAACCTCAGTCATGTCCTTCGATGACAAGAGGAAAATATGCTTATGATTTCTGCGATACGGGAAAAACAACACCTCTTGCAAAGATGTATACATTAGGTGCGGGATTTATCCCTTCACCGAATCATGCGGGCGGACTAAGATATCATGGTATGAGCCCTATAGTGTCTAAGCTTTACCATGACGGAATTTTAGACGAAGCAAGAACGGTTTCTCAAACTGAAGTATTCAAAGCTGCAGAAGAATTCGCAAGAGTGGAAGGAATACTCCCTGCTCCGGAATCATCTCATGCCATAAAAGTTGCAATGGATGAAGCACTTAAATGCAAAGAAACCGGAGAAGCAAAAAATATTGTATTCGGTTTAACGGGAACGGGTTACTTCGATATGACTGCTTACATGCAGTATAACGCGGGTGAAATGAGTGATACAGAAATCACTGACGAAATGTTACAAAAAGGGTTCGACAGCTTACCAAAACTATAG